The DNA sequence CGAGGTCAGTCACATTGATGGTGCGCGCTTCGTGGGCTATGATCACTTCCGGCTTGAGGAGGTAAGTGACCTTCCAAAATCCACGCCCATCGTGGTGTATTGCTCTGTGGGCTACCGTAGTGAGAAAATTTCCGAGCAACTCATTGCTGCAGGTTTTGAAGATGTTTCCAACCTTTACGGAGGGATTTTCGAGTGGAAAAATCAGGGGCACACTGTTGTTACACCCGCCGGCGATACCACCGAGGCCGTACATGCCTATAATCGTACCTGGGGCATCTGGTTGAAGAATGGGGAAAAGGTGTACTAGTATTCCAAAAAAAGCCAGACCTTTGTGCTTCCCAAGCTCTTAGCTGGACTTTTCTCAAAAGTCCGT is a window from the Lewinella sp. LCG006 genome containing:
- a CDS encoding rhodanese-like domain-containing protein, with the protein product MQALLKYIRYTLSLALLSLIVSSCLTAQEASVKSNSYGLMLKTLLSHTVPEINVPDAAEKPANTVFLDARERKEYEVSHIDGARFVGYDHFRLEEVSDLPKSTPIVVYCSVGYRSEKISEQLIAAGFEDVSNLYGGIFEWKNQGHTVVTPAGDTTEAVHAYNRTWGIWLKNGEKVY